One Desulfobulbaceae bacterium genomic window, TCAAGGAGTCATAATTGGCAAGCTGCTCCCCCATTCCCATGAAGACCAGATTGTTGATAAACTCACGGGGAGTAGCACGCTCAATGCCCTGGCCCACCATATAGTCTAGAACCGCCATCACCTGTCCAACAATTTCACTGACCGCCAGATTGCGTATAAAACCCATCTTGGCGGTGAGACAAAACAGACAGCCCATGGCACAGCCAACCTGAGAGGAAACGCACAAGGTGTATCGGTTTTCGCTGGGGATCAGAACACTTTCGATCATGGCGCCATCATGAAGCCGAAAACCAAATTTAACTGTCCCGTCACTGGATTTTTCAATAACTTCTGCCGGCACAGAGCTGATATAGGCATGCCTATCGAGCGTGTCACGCACCTCTTTTTTAATGTCCAGCATCTGGGTGAAATGCTGTACACCAGGCCGGTTTACCCAGGAAAACAGTTGTCTGGCTCGGCCACTGGGCAGCCCAAGACCGGTAACAAATACCTCCATTTCGACAAAGGTTAAATTCCGCAGATCTGTTTTCTGATTTTCTTCCGGCATGGCCCTTTACTGTTTCCTGACGCGTATCTGGCGTTTATTTTTTGGCAAATAGAAATAGAGAGATCTACCATATATTTTCTCAGCTATCAAAGATTCTGTACGCAAAACCATTTGCTTTTGTGTTCACGGTTGACGATTTGCGTAATACGTTATAGTAGATTTAGGGGATATTTTTTTCATCAATATAGCACCAAAACATTACGGATCAACTATGAAACTATGGGTAACACCGAAGGGTGATCGCTGGCTCTGCGCAGAATGCCAGGCAGAAGTTGAGGAGAAGATTAAAAAAGAAGCATGGCGGGTAGCCTTTGAAAAGGCCGATCCCATGTTGCGCTGTGCTGAATGCGGTCACGGGGATATAGAAATTTTTGATTAACGCTATCCTGAATAGCCCAGATCTTTCGGCAATCCTGACCGTCTGGCATTGGCCACAGCCAGTTCATCGCATCGTTCGTTTAACGGATTTCCGGCATGGCCCTTGACCCATTGAAATGTAATAGATAGTTCTTCTGTTAATTCAAGCAGTTGCCCCCAAAGATCTGGATTCACAGCTGGCTTTTTATCCGACTTAATCCAACCATTTTTACGCCAGCTTTTTGCCCAGCCCTTGGTGATCCCGTTGACCACATACTTTGAATCGGAGTACAGGGTAATCGACAGATCTCGCCGTTCCAGTTCCTGCAAGGCAACAATACAACCCATCAACTCCATGCGGTTATTGGTGGTACGTGAAAAGCCTCCGGAAATTTCACGGCAGTTTTCACCCTCAACAATCACTGCGCCATACCCCCCAGGGCCGGGGTTATTGATGCTGCCACCATCTGTGTAAATTCGTATTTCCCCAGCCTTCGGGGTTCTCATAGGTACTGATTCTGAAGGCTTTTTACGGGCCGGTTTCTTTTTAGTTCCAGCAGAATACGACGGATTTTTCAGCCAGTTTACAGCCTCTTCTTTAGTCGCAAATCCTTTAAAAACAGCCCCGGCAAAGCCTTTGACCTGGGCTTGGGCCTCAGGCCAATTCGTATAAATTCCGGGGGTAACACCTGCTGCAACAGCATAAAATTTCTTGGTAGCCATGTATATTCCTTTGTACCGATGCACCTGATCAAAAATGTTATTTCGCTGAAGTCAATTGTGGTCATTATTAAAAACCGTTATAGTAACAGCATTGCCATCGCACTCAAGCACGACTGTTGTAATATAAAAAACTATCCAAATTCAAGAGCAAAATGGTTTTCCAATGTCTAAAATACTCAAACTTTAAATAAATCAACGAAATCAAAACACGTATGTCACATCTTGTCCTCATCGGCGGCGGCCACGCGCACA contains:
- a CDS encoding 23S rRNA (adenine(2503)-C(2))-methyltransferase RlmN: MPEENQKTDLRNLTFVEMEVFVTGLGLPSGRARQLFSWVNRPGVQHFTQMLDIKKEVRDTLDRHAYISSVPAEVIEKSSDGTVKFGFRLHDGAMIESVLIPSENRYTLCVSSQVGCAMGCLFCLTAKMGFIRNLAVSEIVGQVMAVLDYMVGQGIERATPREFINNLVFMGMGEQLANYDSL
- the rnhA gene encoding ribonuclease HI, which translates into the protein MATKKFYAVAAGVTPGIYTNWPEAQAQVKGFAGAVFKGFATKEEAVNWLKNPSYSAGTKKKPARKKPSESVPMRTPKAGEIRIYTDGGSINNPGPGGYGAVIVEGENCREISGGFSRTTNNRMELMGCIVALQELERRDLSITLYSDSKYVVNGITKGWAKSWRKNGWIKSDKKPAVNPDLWGQLLELTEELSITFQWVKGHAGNPLNERCDELAVANARRSGLPKDLGYSG